Genomic segment of Candidatus Deferrimicrobiaceae bacterium:
TCGTAGTCCGCCCGCTCATCCAGTGGATCTCGACGCCTGCCCCGCTGGCGCCCCCGACCGGCGACATGTACGCCTACGCGGTTCCCGGCGCTCCCGCGGGCGCTTCGGCCGAGGGGGAGCTGCCCGCCGGCGGGCGCCCTCCCGCCCTGTCTTCCGGCAAGGACGACATCGCGGCGCTCGCCCAGCGCGAGCCGCAACGCGCAGCCCAGGCCGTCAAGATGTGGCTGGTCCAGGGATAGGGGATGGCCATGGCGGGCGAACACCAGATCAGCGGCGCCGAGAAGGCGGCCATCCTGCTCCTCGCGCTCGGCGAGGATGCGGCGACCGACGTATTCAAGGGACTCGAGGAGTCCGAGATCCGGCTGGTCGGCCAGGCCATGGCGCGCATGCACGAGATCCCGACCGTCACGATCAACGCGGTCCTCAACGAGTTCCGCCGCGAGATGATCCAGCCGCGCGGCCAGGTCACCAACACGCGCAACTTCCTCAACAACACGCTCTCGAAGGCGCTCGACCCGTCGCGGGCGCGCGCCCTCGTCAACGAGCTGGTCACTCCGCCCAAGGTCCGCGGGCTCAAGGCGCTCCAGCTTGCCGAGCCCAAAAACGTCTCTCGCCTGCTGGTCAACGAGCATCCGCAGATCTGCGCAGTGGTGCTGTCGACGCTGGAGCCCAAGAAGGTGGGCAAGATCCTCTCCTGCTTCCCGCCCGAGAAGCTGTCCGACATCCTCCTGCGCATGGGCAAGCTCGAAAAGATCTCCCCCGACCTGCTTCGCGAGATTGAGGACGTCCTCAACCTGGCCCCGACCGAGACCGACGGCGAAGCGCCCATCGCCGCCGGCGGCGTCAAGCTGGTCGCGGCCGCGCTCAACACGATGAACAAGGAGCTCGAGAACCAGGCGATGGACGCCATGCAGTCCTCCGACGCGGACCTCGCCGACGTGATCCGCAAGGCGCAGTTCACCTTCGAGGATCTCCTGGCCGTCGACGACCGGAGCTTCCAGTCGGTCCTGCGCGAGGTCAACCGCGACATCCTGGTCGTGGCGCTCAAGGCCGCCAGTCCCGAGATGAAGGAAAAGGTGTTCATGAACGTTTCCGAGCGCGCGGCGTCGATGATGCGCGAGGACCTCGAGGCCATGGGCCCGGTCAAGGTCACCGAGGTCGAGAACGCCCGCCAGGAGATCATCCGGATCGCCCGCAAGCTCGAGGAGGAAGGCAAGGTCACCCTGCGCTCGGGCGCCGGAGGGGGGGACGACGATGTCGTCTGACCGCCTCGACGCGTTCGACTTCCCGCAGTTCTTCGGCGAGGACGCCGGCGCCCCTCATAAGGAACTTTTCGAATTGTTCGACACCGAGGGATGCGTGACCCCCGGAACCGTCTCCCCGGGACCGCAGGCCGAGGACGTGAACCAGCGGATCGCGCGCATCGAGCAGGAAGCCTACGAAAAAGCGTTCGTGCTGGGGGAGAAGGCGGGCCGCGAGATGGGCGAGGCCAGCGTCGCCCCCCTCGTCGAAAAGCTGCGCGTCGCGCTCGCCGAGGTTTCCACCCTGCGAGCCATGACGCTGAAAGAATCCGAGAAGGAGTTGGTCGAGCTCGCCTTTGCGATCGCCGGCGCCGTCATCGGCCGGGAAGTCTCCCAGGCGCCCACGATCCTGTTCGAAAATGTCCGCCGGGCGCTGCTTCTCGCGGGCGACGGCGGCCGTCTCACGCTCCGCGTGAACCCGGCCGATGCGGCCTCCATCTGGCGCGAGCGGGAGGCGCTGGCCCCTTTCCTCGAAGGCAAGGGCGAGCTGCGCGTAGAACCGCACGAGCAGATCGACCGGGGCGGCTGCGTCGCGGTCACCGACTTCACCGAGATCGACGCCTCGATCGCCGGCCAGTGCGACATCCTGCGCGAGACGTTTTCGGCGGTACGGGAGGGGACCGAATGAACCTCCTGGCCCCCTATATCGCGGCGGTGCCCAAGACAAGACCGGTCCGCAAGTACGGCCGGATCACCGAGATCGTCGGCATCCTGGCCGAGGGCAAGGGCATCGCGTCGCGAATCGGCAGCATCTGCGAGATCGTCGGGAGCGACGGAGCCCCTCCCCTTCCGGCCGAGGTGGTCGGCTTCCGCGAAGACAGCGTCCTGCTCATGCCCATCGGAGAGATCGGGGGGATCGCTCCGGGAAGCCGCATCCGGGAATGTTCCTCTTCCGCAGGCAACGTCCGGGTGGGCAACGCCCTGCTCGGCCGCGTCATCGACGGGCTCGGGAATCCGATCGACGGCAAGGGGCCGCTCGTCCTGGACATGGAGCGGCCGCTCCACGCCTCCGCGCCCCACCCGCTCAAGCGCGCACGCATCACGGAGCCGCTCGATCTCGGCGTCCGCGCGATCAACCTGTTCACCACGATCGGCAAGGGCCAGCGCGTCGGCATCTTCGCCGGTTCCGGCGTCGGCAAGAGCATGCTGCTCGGCATGATCGCGCGCCATACCTCCGCGCAGGTCAACGTGCTGGCGCTGATCGGCGAACGCGGCCGCGAAGTGCGGGAGTTCATCGAGAAAGACCTTGGAGAAGAGGCGCTCGCCCACTCCGTCATCATCGTCTCGACCTCCGACCAGTCGGCGGTCCAACGGATCCGGGGCGCACAGCTCGCGACCGCGGTTTCCGAGCATTTCCGCGACCAGGGCAACGACGTGCTCCTGATGATGGATTCCCTGACCCGCTTCGCCATGGCGCTGCGCGAGGTCGGCCTCGCCGCCGGCGAGCCGCCCGCCAGCAAGGGGTACACCCCTTCGGTCTTCGCCGCATTGCCCAAGTTGCTGGAGCGCGCGGGGAT
This window contains:
- the fliG gene encoding flagellar motor switch protein FliG, giving the protein MAGEHQISGAEKAAILLLALGEDAATDVFKGLEESEIRLVGQAMARMHEIPTVTINAVLNEFRREMIQPRGQVTNTRNFLNNTLSKALDPSRARALVNELVTPPKVRGLKALQLAEPKNVSRLLVNEHPQICAVVLSTLEPKKVGKILSCFPPEKLSDILLRMGKLEKISPDLLREIEDVLNLAPTETDGEAPIAAGGVKLVAAALNTMNKELENQAMDAMQSSDADLADVIRKAQFTFEDLLAVDDRSFQSVLREVNRDILVVALKAASPEMKEKVFMNVSERAASMMREDLEAMGPVKVTEVENARQEIIRIARKLEEEGKVTLRSGAGGGDDDVV
- a CDS encoding FliH/SctL family protein; its protein translation is MSSDRLDAFDFPQFFGEDAGAPHKELFELFDTEGCVTPGTVSPGPQAEDVNQRIARIEQEAYEKAFVLGEKAGREMGEASVAPLVEKLRVALAEVSTLRAMTLKESEKELVELAFAIAGAVIGREVSQAPTILFENVRRALLLAGDGGRLTLRVNPADAASIWREREALAPFLEGKGELRVEPHEQIDRGGCVAVTDFTEIDASIAGQCDILRETFSAVREGTE
- a CDS encoding FliI/YscN family ATPase — encoded protein: MNLLAPYIAAVPKTRPVRKYGRITEIVGILAEGKGIASRIGSICEIVGSDGAPPLPAEVVGFREDSVLLMPIGEIGGIAPGSRIRECSSSAGNVRVGNALLGRVIDGLGNPIDGKGPLVLDMERPLHASAPHPLKRARITEPLDLGVRAINLFTTIGKGQRVGIFAGSGVGKSMLLGMIARHTSAQVNVLALIGERGREVREFIEKDLGEEALAHSVIIVSTSDQSAVQRIRGAQLATAVSEHFRDQGNDVLLMMDSLTRFAMALREVGLAAGEPPASKGYTPSVFAALPKLLERAGMSDHGSITGIYTVLVEGDDMNEPIADAARSILDGHITLTRALASRNHYPAIDVLQSASRVMRDIMPPDSVSLQGKAREVIANYRDAEDMVHIGAYVKGSDPKIDYALDRIDPVNGVLRQTPEERGGIEESVEMLAQALQE